The Methylocaldum marinum genome includes the window TCAGTTCGACCTGGGTGAGTTGCTTGCCCTGGCAAGGCCCGATAAAGCAGTGCCCGGTGTCGATATCGAACTGGGCGCGATGTTTGCCGCAGGTCAGGAAGTTGCCGTCTTCATCCATGAACTGCCCGGGTACGGTATCCAGCCGGCTGCCGGCATGCGGGCAGACATTTTCGTACCCGAAAAAGCGGCTGCCTTTGCGCGCGACCAGAATCGGCCAAGGCTTTACCTCCCCTTCGTCGGTTCGGATAGCCAGCCAAAAGCCCCGCGCCTGTTCTTCTTCGATTTCGTTCGCACGGCAAATCACAAAGAGTTCATTCATATTGCGTTTCCAAAGTTGAGGATAAGACCCAAGCGCGGCGGACAGCGTCTGGGTGACGTTGCGCTCGGAATTCATCAAGCAATTCTGATACCAGAAACGAATTCGGACGAACCCGTTCGGTTTCCACTGGCGGACAGACACTTGCGGCTTTGCGGTTAAAGGCGTATGGAGGAAATCCGACAATGTTTGTCGCGAAAGCGCCGCGCCGCCATGGGTAACCGGCTCGGCGCGGCGAGGATTGACGGATGCCCTGGGCTGACAAAGCGGAGCCATTTATGG containing:
- a CDS encoding Rieske (2Fe-2S) protein encodes the protein MNELFVICRANEIEEEQARGFWLAIRTDEGEVKPWPILVARKGSRFFGYENVCPHAGSRLDTVPGQFMDEDGNFLTCGKHRAQFDIDTGHCFIGPCQGKQLTQVELIIDDGDVCVTGVELAEEDGLDIDPG